The Helianthus annuus cultivar XRQ/B chromosome 16, HanXRQr2.0-SUNRISE, whole genome shotgun sequence genome includes a window with the following:
- the LOC110920245 gene encoding uncharacterized mitochondrial protein AtMg00810-like, with translation MQKEFDALEANHTWTITSLPAGKKPIKSKWVYKVKYRADGTVERCKARLVVRGNTQQAGIDYTETFSPVVKMTTIRSLIATATKMHWSLHQLNVNNAFLHGDLDEEIYMQPPAGMILDDPSKVLKLQKSLYGLKQTSRQWYENLSDVLKSKGYIRSSNDHSLFSKQMGDSIVHVVVYVDDILLTGNDETEMQALKSFLHSTFQIKDLGSLNYFLGIEILKVPNGIIMTQRKLAHDLLEEFKDFDSSATLCPLPPNLQLLQDTGPLFHDPLQYRRLIGKLNYLTHTRSDMAFAVQFLSQFMKEPHIPHWEAALHTFHYVKGTYTQGIFFNNSPDFQVEAFCDSDWAACPNTRKSVTGYFILFGGSPISWKSKKQATVSLSLAEAEYRSMRRVTAELTWLTRLLHEFSAPSILPIPLKCDSQAVTTPDPI, from the coding sequence ATGCAGAAAGAATTTGATGCATTAGAAGCTAATCATACTTGGACAATCACTTCTCTTCCTGCTGGTAAAAAGCCTATCAAGAGCAAATGGGTTTATAAGGTCAAGTATAGAGCAGATGGCACAGTGGAACGTTGTAAAGCTAGACTTGTGGTGAGAGGCAACACGCAGCAGGCTGGGATTGATTATACTGAAACTTTCTCACCGGTAGTTAAAATGACAACTATACGAAGCCTGATTGCTACTGCTACTAAGATGCATTGGTCTTTACATCAGTTAAATGTAAACAATGCATTCTTACACGGAGATCTTGATGAAGAAATTTATATGCAACCACCTGCTGGAATGATTCTTGATGATCCTTCTAAAGTCCTTAAACTTCAGAAATCCTTGTATGGTCTTAAGCAGACATCTAGGCAATGGTATGAAAATTTATCTGATGTTTTAAAATCCAAAGGATATATTCGATCTTCTAATGACCATTCTTTGTTTTCTAAACAAATGGGAGATTCCATTGTTCATGTGGTtgtctatgttgatgacattTTGTTAACCGGAAATGATGAAACAGAAATGCAAGCTCTCAAATCTTTCCTCCATTCTACTTTTCAAATCAAAGATCTTGGATCTCTCAATTATTTTTTGGGCATTGAAATTTTAAAAGTTCCCAATGGCATCATTATGACTCAACGAAAACTTGCACATGATCTTCTTGAAGAATTTAAAGATTTTGATTCTTCAGCAACTCTTTGTCCTTTACCTCCCAATTTGCAGCTTTTACAGGATACTGGTCCTTTATTTCATGATCCTCTTCAGTATCGGCGTTTAATTGGCAAACTAAACTATCTTACTCATACACGGTCGGATATGGCTTTTGCTGTACAGTTCTTGAGCCAGTTTATGAAGGAACCACATATACCTCATTGGGAGGCTGCTTTACATACTTTTCATTATGTTAAAGGCACTTATACTCAAGGAATATTTTTTAATAACTCACCGGATTTTCAGGTAGAGGCTTTCTGTGATTCAGACTGGGCTGCGTGTCCCAACACACGAAAATCTGTCACTGGATATTTCATTTTGTTTGGCGGAAGTCCTATTTCATGGAAGTCTAAGAAACAAGCCACTGTTTCTCTAAGTTTAGCAGAAGCCGAGTATAGATCGATGAGACGAGTCACTGCTGAACTTACATGGCTTACTAGATTACTCCATGAATTTTCAGCTCCTTCAATTCTTCCTATTCCTTTGAAATGTGACAGCCAggctgtcacgacccccgaccccatctag